From the Streptomyces pluripotens genome, one window contains:
- a CDS encoding membrane protein, with product MGRDHTSKIVGTVWGLLVLNTLGSAGAKTIIPLPRSLIQMVTMGALAAAFALALAVNLRLRIRANAYVFLLTLLLALSVISSVNLESGFGALFRCARLALFVGTLWLLSRWWDGGLTFVRHHIRMYFVVLGSVAAGAIISPGAAMPDLYGGRLVGALWPLTPPQIGQYAAVITGLAVLLVLGRRTDRGSAAMVIVPALVLLALTHTRTATVGLLIGLALAIGSLVLTSAAARRFFAWAVLCAAVGAVGFGSLLQAWFLRGQSQENFTSLTGRAKVWDALLAAPRTTTEYLFGVGLGDKSFGGLPIDNSWLAVYHEQGVTGVVLVAAIIIVLGGVALLRPPSLSRACAIFLISYCAIASYTEAGLGDASPYLLHLAVAASLLAAPVAVDPLPTPDVPRRRAPRWARRSEVT from the coding sequence ATGGGCCGGGACCACACGTCGAAGATCGTCGGGACGGTCTGGGGGCTGCTGGTCCTCAACACGCTCGGCTCCGCCGGGGCGAAGACCATCATCCCGCTGCCCCGCTCCCTCATCCAGATGGTCACCATGGGCGCGCTGGCCGCCGCGTTCGCGCTGGCGCTCGCCGTCAATCTCCGGCTGCGCATACGAGCCAACGCCTACGTGTTCCTCCTCACCCTGCTGCTGGCGCTGAGCGTGATCTCCAGCGTGAACCTGGAATCCGGGTTCGGCGCCCTGTTCCGCTGCGCCCGGCTGGCCCTCTTCGTCGGCACGCTGTGGTTGCTCAGCCGCTGGTGGGACGGCGGCCTGACGTTCGTCCGGCACCACATCCGGATGTACTTCGTGGTCCTCGGGTCGGTGGCCGCCGGCGCGATCATCTCACCGGGCGCCGCCATGCCCGATCTCTACGGCGGACGGCTGGTCGGCGCGTTGTGGCCGCTCACGCCGCCGCAGATCGGCCAGTACGCTGCGGTGATCACCGGACTTGCCGTGCTGCTCGTTCTGGGCCGCCGGACCGACCGCGGCAGCGCGGCGATGGTCATCGTGCCGGCACTCGTCCTGCTCGCACTGACCCATACCCGGACGGCCACGGTCGGCCTGCTCATCGGACTGGCGCTGGCGATCGGTTCGCTCGTCCTGACCAGCGCCGCCGCCCGTCGGTTCTTCGCCTGGGCGGTACTGTGCGCCGCCGTGGGCGCGGTGGGGTTCGGCTCCCTGCTGCAGGCGTGGTTCCTGCGCGGACAGAGCCAGGAGAACTTCACCAGCCTGACCGGTCGGGCCAAGGTCTGGGACGCCCTGCTGGCGGCGCCCCGGACGACCACGGAGTACCTGTTCGGCGTGGGCCTGGGCGACAAGTCGTTCGGCGGGCTGCCGATCGACAACAGCTGGCTGGCCGTTTACCACGAGCAAGGTGTGACCGGCGTCGTCCTGGTGGCGGCGATCATCATCGTGTTGGGCGGCGTCGCGTTGCTGCGGCCACCGTCGCTGTCGAGAGCCTGCGCGATCTTCCTGATCAGCTACTGCGCGATCGCGTCGTACACCGAGGCGGGACTGGGCGACGCCTCGCCGTATCTGCTGCACCTGGCCGTGGCCGCCTCGCTGCTGGCGGCACCTGTCGCAGTGGACCCCCTCCCGACGCCCGACGTTCCTCGACGACGCGCCCCACGATGGGCCCGGAGATCGGAGGTGACCTGA